One stretch of Macaca nemestrina isolate mMacNem1 chromosome 17, mMacNem.hap1, whole genome shotgun sequence DNA includes these proteins:
- the LOC105469163 gene encoding transmembrane protein 94 isoform X9, giving the protein MALSRPVTALDNERFTVQSVMLHYAVPVVLAGFLITNALRFIFSAPGVTSWQYTLLQLQVNGVLPILPLLFPVLWVLATACGEARVLAQMSKASPSSLLAKFSEDTLSSYTEAVSSQEMLRCIWGHFLRVLRGTSPTLSHSSSLLHSLGSVTVLCCVDKQGILSWPNPSPETVLFFSGKVEPPHSSHEDLTDGLSTRSFCHPEVEEEPHERDALLAGSLNNALHLSSEQERGDWPGEAPKPPEPYSHHRAHGRSKHPSGSNVSFSRDTEGGEEEPSKTQPGMESDPYEAEDFVCDYHLEMLSLSQDQQNPSCIQFDDSNWQLHLTSLKPLGLNVLLNLCNASVTERLCRFSDHLCNIALQESHSAVLPVHVPWGLCELARLIGFTPGAKELFKQENHLALYRLPSAETMKETSLGRLSCVTKRRPPLSHMISLFIKDTTTSTEQMLSHGTADVVLEACTDFWDGADIYPLSGSDRKKVLDFYQRACLSGYCSAFAYKPMNCALSSQLNGKCIELVQVPGQSSIFTMCELPSTIPIKQSARRSSWSSDEGIGEVLEKEDCMQALSGQIFMGMVSSQYQARLDIVRLIDGLVNACIRFVYFSLEDELKSKVFAEKMGLETGWNCHISLTPNGDMPGSEIPPSSPSHAGSLHDDLNQVSRDDAEGLLLMEEEGHSDLISFQPTDSDIPSFLEDSNRAKLPRGIHQVRPHLQNIDNVPLLVPLFTDCTPETMCEMIKIMQEYGEVTCCLGSSANLRNSCLFLQSDISIALDPLYPSRCSWETFGYATSTSMAQASDGLSPLQLSGQLNSLPCSLTFRQEETISIIRLIEQARHATYGIRKCFLFLLQCQLTLVVIQFLSCLVQLPPLLSTTDILWLSCFCYPLLSISLLGKPPHSSIMSMATGKNLQSIPKKTQHYFLLCFLLKFSLTISSCLICFGFTLQSFCDSSRARNLTNCSSIMLTSNDDRAPAWFEDFANGLLSAQKLTAALIVLHTGERAPWEGTDDGGRGAPLWKSDPHIAPLSPVFISITHVHRTKPLWRKSPLTNLWWAVTVPVVLLGQVVQTAVDLQLWTHRDSHVHFGLEDVPLLTWLLGCLSLVLVVVTNEIVKLHEIRVRVRYQKRQKLQFETKLGMNSPF; this is encoded by the exons GTGAATGGCGTCCTGCCCATCCTCCCCCTGCTCTTTCCAGTCCTCTGGGTTCTGGCAACCGCTTGTGGAGAGGCCCGTGTCCTGGCCCAGATGAGcaaggcctcacccagctccctg CTGGCTAAGTTCTCAGAGGACACTCTCAGCAGCTACACGGAGGCTGTCTCCTCTCAG GAAATGCTGCGCTGCATTTGGGGCCACTTCCTGAGGGTGCTCCGGGGGACGTCGCCAACGCTGAGCCACAGTTCCAGCCTGCTGCACAGCCTGGGCTCCGTCACG GTCCTATGCTGTGTGGACAAACAGGGGATCCTGTCTTGGCCAAATCCCAGCCCAGAGACTGTACTGTTCTTCAGCGGGAAGGTGGAGCCCCCTCACAGCAGCCATGAGGACCTCACCGATGGCCTATCCACCCGCTCCTTCTGCCATCCTGAGGTAGAGGAGGAG CCCCATGAGCGAGACGCCCTCCTGGCTGGCTCCCTGAACAACGCTCTGCACCTTTCCAGCGAGCAGGAGCGTGGCGACTGGCCTGGCGAGGCTCCCAAGCCCCCCGAGCCCTACTCACACCACAGAGCGCACGGCCGCAGCAAACACCCATCTGGCTCCAACGTGAGCTTCAGCAGGGACACCGAGGGTGGCGAAGAAGAGCCCAGCAAG ACCCAGCCCGGGATGGAGAGCGACCCCTACGAAGCAGAGGACTTTGTGTGTGACTACCACCTGGAGATGCTGAGCCTGTCCCAGGACCAGCAGAACCCCTCCTGCATCCAGTTTGATGACTCCAACTGGCAGCTGCACCTCACCTCCCTCAAACCCCTGGGCCTCAACGTGCTGCTGAATCTGTGTAATGCCAGCGTCACCGAGCGCCTGTGCCGATTCTCCGACCACCTGTGCAACATCGCCCTGCAAGAGAGCCACAGTGCCGTGCTGCCCGTGCATGTGCCCTGGGGCCTCTGCGAGCTTGCCCGCCTCATTG GCTTCACTCCTGGGGCCAAGGAGCTCTTCAAGCAGGAGAACCACCTGGCGCTGTACCGCCTCCCCAGTGCTGAGACAATGAAGGAGACATCACTGGGGCGGCTCTCCTGTGTCACCAAGCGGCGGCCTCCCCTCAGCCACATGATCAGCCTCTTCATTAAAGACACCACCACCA GCACAGAGCAGATGCTGTCCCATGGCACCGCTGATGTGGTCTTAGAAGCCTGCACAGACTTCTGGGACGGAGCTGACATCTACCCTCTCTCGGGATCTGACAG AAAGAAAGTGCTGGACTTCTACCAGCGAGCCTGCCTGTCTGGGTATTGCTCTGCCTTCGCCTACAAGCCCATGAACTGCGCCCTGTCCTCTCAGCTCAATGGCAAGTGCATCGAGCTGGTACAGGTGCCTGGCCAAAGCAGCATCTTCACCATGTGCGAGCTGCCCAGCACCATCCCCATCAAGCAGAGCGCCCGCCGCAGCAGCTGGAGCTCTGACG AAGGGATCGGGGAGGTGCTGGAGAAGGAAGACTGCATGCAGGCCCTGAGCGGCCAGATCTTCATGGGCATGGTGTCCTCCCAGTACCAGGCCCGGCTGGACATCGTACGCCTCATCGACGGGCTCGTCAACGCCTGCATCCGCTTTGTCTACTTCTCTTTGGAGGATGAGCTCAAAAGCAAG GTATTTGCAGAAAAAATGGGCCTGGAGACAGGCTGGAACTGCCACATCTCCCTCACGCCCAATGGTGACATGCCTGGCTCCGAGATCCccccctccagccccagccatGCAGGCTCCCTACACGATGACCTGAATCAGG TGTCCCGAGACGATGCAGAAGGGCTCCTCCTCATGGAGGAGGAGGGCCACTCCGACCTCATCAGCTTCCAGCCTACAGACAGCGACATCCCCAGCTTCCTGGAGGACTCCAACCGG GCTAAGCTGCCCCGGGGTATCCACCAAGTGCGGCCCCACCTGCAGAACATTGACAACGTGCCCCTGCTAGTGCCCCTCTTCACCGACTGCACCCCGGAGA CCATGTGTGAGATGATAAAGATCATGCAAGAGTACGGGGAGGTGACCTGCTGCCTGGGCAGCTCTGCCAACCTGCGGAACAGCTGCCTCTTCCTCCAGAGTGACATCAG CATTGCCCTGGATCCCCTGTACCCGTCCCGTTGCTCCTGGGAGACCTTTGGCTACGCCACCAGCACCAGCATGGCCCAGGCCTCGGATGGCCTTTCTCCCCTGCAGCTGTCAGGGCAGCTCAACAGCCTTCCCTGCTCCCTGACCTTTCGCCAGGAGGAGACCATCAGCATCATCCGGCTTATCGAACAG GCTCGGCACGCCACCTATGGCATCCGTAAGTGCTTCCTCTTCCTGCTGCAGTGCCAGCTGACTCTCGTGGTCATCCAG TTCCTTTCTTGCCTGGTCCAGCTGCCGCCACTCCTGAGTACCACTGACATCCTGTGGCTGTCCTGCTTTTGCTACCCTCTGCTCAG CATCTCTCTGCTGGGGAAGCCCCCCCATAGCTCCATCATGTCTATGGCAACAGGAAAAAACCTCCAGTCCATTCCCAAGAAG ACCCAGCACTACTTCCTGCTCTGCTTCCTGCTCAAGTTCAGCCTCACCATCAGCTCGTGCCTCATCTGCTTTGGCTTCACACTGCAGAGCTTCTGTGATAGCTCCCGGGCCCGCAACCTCACCAACTGCTCCTCCATCATGCTGACCAG CAACGACGACAGGGCTCCAGCCTGGTTTGAGGACTTTGCCAACGGACTGCTGTCGGCTCAGAAGCTCACGGCCGCCCTGATTGTTCTGCACACTGGTGAGAGGGCTCCCTGGGAGGGCACAGATGATGGTGGGAGAGGAGCTCCACTATGGAAGTCTGACCCCCACATCGCCCCACTTTCCCCAGTCTTCATTTCCATCACCCATGTGCATCGCACCAAGCCCCTGTGGAGAAAGAGCCCCTTGACCAACCTCTGGTGGGCCGTGACAGTGCCTGTGGT GCTGCTGGGTCAGGTGGTCCAGACGGCCGTGGACCTGCAGCTCTGGACGCACAGGGACAGCCATGTCCACTTTGGCCTGGAGGACGTGCCCTTGCTGACATGGCTCCTGGGCTGCCTGTCCCTGGTCCTTGTGGTGGTGACCAATGAGATCGTGAAGCTACATGAGATTCG GGTCCGAGTCCGCTACCAGAAGCGACAGAAGCTGCAGTTTGAAACTAAGCTGGGCATGAACTCTCCCTTCTGA